The bacterium genomic sequence AAGAGCCGGGTCGTCGACCTGGAGCGAGGCGAGTGCTTTGGATTCCTTGGCTTTGACCTCAGGCGCGTGCGAACCCGCAAGGGACGCTGGATGCCTTTGGTCACGCCACAGATGAAGAAGCGCACGGAGTTGTTGCGGAAGCTGAAAGGCATTCTCAACCGCTCCCGCTCCCAGCCGCTGCACGGGGTGATCGCGAAGATCAATCCCATCTTGCGGGGCTGGGTGAACTACTTCGCGATCGGAAACTCGAGTCGGTGTTTCTCGTTCATTCGCCTGTGGGTTGAGAAGAAGGTCCGGAGACTCTTGGCCAAAGCCCGACAGCGCGATGGCTTCGGCTGGAAGAGGTGGAGTAGTCGTTGGTTGTACGAGGGACTGGGACTCTTCCATGAGTACAAGGTCCAATGGCAGCCAGCGCGGAAAGCGTCTCCAGCATTGATGGGTCCCATAACCCTTGGAACGAAGTGAGCAGGAGAGCGTAGTGCGGGAAATCCGCATGCTGCGTTCGATGTGGCGGGGCTGGAAACGGAGTCACGGTGGGGTCTACACGGGCACGAACGGGGAAACCCGGGATACAGACAAGGCCACCGCCTTACGGACCACCGCGCCAGCCCTCGACCCTACCAGGGCGAAAACCCCCAAGATTCGGCTGGCGGCCTTGTCGATGTTTACTTCGCAGTGAAGGCCTTTAGTTGTAGGTCAGGCGCCCATGCTCGGGATCGAAGGAGCGTCGGTGGCCTGGGCTGCAGGCGCGCTATTGAGGGCAGGTCGCTCCGGTTCCCGCGGCGTTTCGACACAGTGTCCGGGCTGGATCTGGGAGATGGCCTTTCGCTGCAGGTCTTGCACGGGGACGCGTCCGACCTCACCGGGGCGAGGCTCAGATCCAGCAGCAGTGGCGCGTTGAGGGCGAAGCCAGCGGACTCCAGGGAACAGGTTGGTGCCGTCACCCATCGCGACCGTACTGGTCGCCGGCCAGGGGGTAGTCCACCCGAGCTCGTCGCAGGACCGGCGAGCCGACGAAATCCTCCCGGCGGCTAGGTCGTCACCTCCACGTACAGCACCACGTCATTCAGCTTCATCGGGTCGACGACGCCCGGCGCACCTGTCTGTCCTCAGAACTCATCGCGTGCCTCCGGTGCGCCGAGGGCCACGGAGTCACGCTGCCTTGCACCATGCGTACCGATGGTGGAGGCCGCC encodes the following:
- a CDS encoding group II intron reverse transcriptase/maturase codes for the protein KSRVVDLERGECFGFLGFDLRRVRTRKGRWMPLVTPQMKKRTELLRKLKGILNRSRSQPLHGVIAKINPILRGWVNYFAIGNSSRCFSFIRLWVEKKVRRLLAKARQRDGFGWKRWSSRWLYEGLGLFHEYKVQWQPARKASPALMGPITLGTK